The Nitrospira sp. sequence GGCTAGGATGGCCCAGGCATTGGAACAGGCTCTTGGACCAAGAGTGGATGATGGACTAGTCGTCGTCAAGACCGGTCACAAACTCCCTACAAGGCGGATCGTGGTTCTCGAGGCCGGCCATCCGATTCCTGATCAGGCGGGTCTTCATGCCACGAAGCGGCTCCTGGGCCTGATCCATGATCTTACGCCTCGGGATCTCCTGTTCGTTTTACTGTCGGGAGGGGCATCAAGCCTGCTCCCGGCTCCCGTTCCTGGCGTCACTCTTACCGATAAGCAACGTACCACGCGATTGCTGCTGCGGAGCGGTGCAACCATCAACGAGATCAATGTTGTCAGAAAGCATCTTTCACTGACAAAAGGGGGCGGGCTGGCCGCTTCCACCCGTGCGAGGATCGTCACGCTCATCCTTTCGGACGTCATTGGGGATGATCTCGGTTCCATCGGTTCCGGCCCCACAGTAGCTGATCCGTCAACCTTTGCCGAGGCTATAGGCGTCTTGCAACGGTATAGAATGTGGCATGCCGTACCAACAGCCGTCCGGACCCATATGCAACAAGGGCAGAAGGGGACCGTCGCTGAGACCATGAAGCCTGGTTCACGACGCTTGCGCTCCGTGCATCATCACTTCATCGGCAATAATCAGATGATGCTCGAAGCCGTCGCGAGCACTGCAAAAAGGGCAGGTCTCCACACCAAACTCCTTCCTACCGCGATCACGGGTGAAGCGCGCACGGCCGTGAAGCAGCTGACCAATCTCCTCAACTCAATTGTTGTGGGAAAAGGCCTTTTGAGGCGGCCATGCTGCGTGATAGCGGGAGGTGAGACCACGGTGACGGTCACGGGCAGCGGGACGGGCGGGAGAGCCCAGGAATTCGCCACGGCGGCCGCATTGGAGATCGCCGGCCTTCCACACACCTGGGTCGTGGCATTAGGCACCGATGGAACCGACGGGCCGACCGATGCGGCCGGCGGGATCGTCAACGGAGAAACGGTTCTATTGGCCAAGCAAGTCGGTGTGAATCTCCGCTTGGCACTGAAACGACATGACACTTATCCTGCCCTGAAAACCCTCCGCTGTCATATCCATACCGGTCCCACTGGAACGAACGTCAATGACCTTTACCTTCTCCTTCTTCTCTAGTTACTATCGCACCCCATGACGCGTCCCTTCATCCTTCCGCTGTCTGAGTGTAATGCTCTCGATCTCACAGGTGGAAAGGCCGTTGGGCTCCGCCAGCTCATCGCGACCGGCTTGTCAGTCCCTCAAGGATTTTGCATCACGACGGAGGCATACGCACAGAGCCTCTGCGCGTCAGGCTTCATAGATACGGAAGAATGGCAAAAGGTCTGCGCCTTGTCGGGACATGAACGATCATCGGCCCTGGCCGGCTGCCGAGATCGCATCAAACTGGCAGAGACGTCCCACCTTGGCGCTCAATGGCTGACAACTCTCCAGACTCTCGGCCGGCCATCGAATGCACGCTGGGCCGTCCGGTCGTCAGCCACGAACGAGGACTCGGGTCAGACCAGTTTCGCCGGACTCTATCGCACCCACCTCGGCGTCGCTCCTTCAGAAATTGATGCCGCGCTCAAGGACCTTTGGGCCTCGGTTTGGGAAGAACGCGTGGTGAGTTACATGGCTCGGCAGAGCCACCAAACCGCTCCAAGAATGGCCGTGGTCATTCAACCAATGATCGAGGCACAGACGGGCGGCGTGGCCTATTCCATTCACCCCGTGACAGGACGAACCAATCAGGTGACGATTAACGCGGTTCCCGGGCTCGCCGCGCCGCTGGTCGACGGCACGGCCGCGCCGGACCAGTATGTGGTAGAGATGACCGACGAAGGGCAACCGGTTCGGATTCGCCGACGCATCCTAGCTCGGAAGTCCGAGCGGTTGTTGATTTCGAGTGATGGATTGCGCACCGAACCTCTCGACGATGCCAGCCAAAGGCGATCGTCGCTGACAGATGCTCAGCTGTTTTCTCTCGCACAGGCGGCCAAACAAATAGAACAGGCCTACGGACGCCCAGTGGATCTCGAATGGGCATTCGATGCCCGTCAATTATGGCTCCTCCAAGCCCGACCAATTACCACCGTCCGGCCCTCATCCGATCTCACCAATGATGACTGCGAATGGTCGCGCACCAACTTCAAAGAGACACTGCCTGAACTGCCGAGTCCGTTGAGCCTCTCGTTTCTTGAACGATTCATGGACGCGTATATCGTCGCTCATTATCGAAGACTTGGATGCCGCGTCCCTCATGGACTCACGTCCGTCCGTGTGCTGAACGGGCGCCCGTACTTGAATGTTACTCTCTTCCATATTTTGGTGGCTCAGCTTCGTGGAGACCCTTCACTGAACACCGAACAAATGGGCGGTGAACCGCTGCAAACCTTGCCACAGGTGCAGCCGCTCAAAGGGCTGGCCTTTGTTCGGGCAGGATTCATGATGTGGGCGGAGATGCAGCGAGTCGAACGGTCAGGCCCGCGATTGTTCGAAGAAATGAAAGCGCTGGCCGCAACGTATCGTTATGATCGTATTCTACATCTTTCCATGGAGGAACTCGTCCCTCAGCTCGACAAGCTCGGTCCCTGGCTTGAGGGCCGTGAAGTGACATTCGGCATCGCGGGAGGGGTTGGGCAGTGCTTACAGATTTTCAGCCAACTCCTGCCTCGCTGGCTCGGCCCGGACTGGCGAGGCTTGTTGAACGCCGCTCTCCAAGGACAAGGGACTGTGATCAGCGCGCAGCAGATCGTGCGCCTCGCTGAGCTCGTGGACATCGCCCGAGAGGAGCCGCTAACCGGAGCATTTCTCACATCGGAATCATGGGAACCTTCGAAATTTCGATCGGCTCTCGCCGGCACCAAGTTTCTGCATGTTTTCGACTCGTATTTGGAGAACTATGGCCATCGGGGAGTCGGCGAATCGGACGTCATGTCTCCCCGTCTCGCCGATAACCCGGAATCAATTCTCGCTATTCTGCGTGTCCAGCTGATCTCCGGCTGTCCTTCACGGGAAACCATTCTCTCGCGTCAGGAGAAAACGAGAGCCGCTTCGCTGGCCCAAATCAAACACCGACTCGGCTGGCGCCTCGATCGATGGGCTGTCTTCTTGTGGTGTTATCGCAGACTGTGCCGCTTCTTCGCGCTACGTGAAGCCAATCGGCACCATCTGATGTATTACTCAATGGCGATCCGCACCCTCTTGCTGCGTCTCGGGGAAATTTTGGTGGCGCGCGGACAGCTCGACCAGCGTGACGACATCTTTTTTTTGACCATCAACGATCGGACTGACCTTCTGACCGGCGGCACAAGAGACTGGAACAGCGTGATCCACGCACGGAGAGCTGAACGGGAGCATAACGCAACGGTCGGGGTCCCTGACACCATCCATGACTGGGCATCCGTGAACGAATCAAGTGTCACATCCGGTCAGCTTGACGGCTCCGGAATGATGTCGGGCATGCCGATCAGCACAGGATCCGTAACAGGTCCGGTTCGGATCATCCGCTCGCCGACGGATTGGGGCAACGTGATGCCTGGCGAGGTTCTGGTGGTTCCGGTGATCGATCCGGGCATGGCGCCACTCTTTGGCATTGCGGGAGGGTTGATCGCGGAAATGGGCGGCACCCTGTCTCACGGAGCCATCATCGCTCGCGAATATGGGTTGCCAACCATAGCGAATGTCGAGGGTGCGATGGGGTATCTTTCGGATGGCCAATGCGTCATGGTCGATGCCGACTCAGGAACCATTTGCATCCTGCCATCGCCAGATGTTGGAGCGACTAGATCCAATTGATTGGGGCCTTCTGCTCCTTGACCTTTTTCAATT is a genomic window containing:
- a CDS encoding glycerate kinase yields the protein MRLRLPPSPARPLLQKLIAAGLKAADPYETLLNSVSVDEHSLRVGRRTYDLSRVDRVIAVGAGKASARMAQALEQALGPRVDDGLVVVKTGHKLPTRRIVVLEAGHPIPDQAGLHATKRLLGLIHDLTPRDLLFVLLSGGASSLLPAPVPGVTLTDKQRTTRLLLRSGATINEINVVRKHLSLTKGGGLAASTRARIVTLILSDVIGDDLGSIGSGPTVADPSTFAEAIGVLQRYRMWHAVPTAVRTHMQQGQKGTVAETMKPGSRRLRSVHHHFIGNNQMMLEAVASTAKRAGLHTKLLPTAITGEARTAVKQLTNLLNSIVVGKGLLRRPCCVIAGGETTVTVTGSGTGGRAQEFATAAALEIAGLPHTWVVALGTDGTDGPTDAAGGIVNGETVLLAKQVGVNLRLALKRHDTYPALKTLRCHIHTGPTGTNVNDLYLLLLL